A single Ptiloglossa arizonensis isolate GNS036 chromosome 2, iyPtiAriz1_principal, whole genome shotgun sequence DNA region contains:
- the L(2)10685 gene encoding 5-methylcytosine rRNA methyltransferase l(2)10685: protein MAQLFNKLKLGDLTKVSIRYKHGPDHWSVLKKKKTAKDKALEHFDDFYGSVYGDTWKNIRAALLKKESKYIAVVNNFSDSERIRTEIELLGAINLKSFYNVYKQNIDCSTSKTVQSQNVQNSMETYLSNAQLSEVQSIYPTDHQHLPETLESEENEEFLTTEKPPPVKLQSIEKDLNEIEIETNRIIDSSMKISMLQEYVPATKLKGLNDWVLESDYYKYYNKKTDFEVDIVPESILSFPEHLHAYAFESGNTTRFPPPKKGSTNVLDYYLFDGGSLLPLLALDIQQGDIVLDMCAAPGGKALTIYQTLLPHILVANDVTAARVKRITNVKDQYICTKDNTFFVTKNDARVIDDKDIYNKILVDVPCTVDRHVLHSDENNLFKASRFNERIKLPELQSEILKHALKLIRVGGTVVYATCSLSPVQNDGVVHVALKDAWNESDSIMIVKDMSEVLSPLKYIYKFADIGLKYGHIVVPSVRSNWGPIYFCKIVRIK from the exons ATGGcgcaattatttaataaattaaaattgggaGACTTAACGAAAGTGTCGATTAGGTACAAACATGGGCCTGATCACTGG TCTGTactcaagaaaaagaaaacagctAAGGATAAAGCACTGGAACATTTTGATGACTTTTATGGATCCGTATATGGAGATACATGGAAGAATATACGAGCTGCATTATTGAAGAAAGAATCTAAATATATAGCAGTGGTCAATAATTTTAGCGATTCAGAAAGAATAAGAACAGAGATAGAa ttgCTAGGTGCAATTAATTTGAAATCATTTTACAATGTGTATAAACAAAATATCGATTGTTCGACGTCTAAAACTGTTCAGTCGCAAAATGTACAGAATTCAATGGAGACTTATCTATCTAATGCTCAGTTATCGGAAGTTCAATCTATTTATCCAACTGATCATCAACATTTGCCGGAAACATTAGAGTCGGAAGAAAATGAAGAGTTTCTTACAACCGAGAAACCACCTCCTGTAAAATTACAGTCTATCGAAAAAGACTTAAATGAGATTGAAATAGAGACTAATCGTATTATAGACTCGTCTATGAAAATATCTATGCTTCAAGAGTATGTACCTGCCACAAAATTAAAGG GTTTGAACGATTGGGTATTGGAATCTGACTAttataagtattataataaAAAGACTGATTTTGAAGTAGATATTGTACCTGAATCTATTCTGTCGTTTCCAGAACATTTACATGCGTATGCTTTTGAAAGTGGAAATACAACTAGATTCCCACCTCCTAAAAAAGGATCCACCAATGTCCTAG atTATTATTTGTTCGATGGTGGATCTCTACTACCACTGTTGGCCCTTGATATACAACAAGGCGATATTGTGCTCGATATGTGCGCTGCACCTGGTGGTAAAGCTTTAACTATTTATCAGACACTCTTGCCTCATATATTGGTTGCTAACGATGTTACAGCGGCTAGAGTGAAGAGAATAACCAATGTTAAGGATcaatatatttgtacaaaagATAATACAttctttgtaacgaaaaatgatGCTCGAGTAATAGATGATAAAGATATATATAATAAG atttTAGTTGATGTACCTTGCACAGTGGATAGACATGTGCTACACTctgatgaaaataatttatttaaagccTCTAGATTTAACGAAAGAATAAAACTTCCAGAACTTCAATCTGAGATTTTAAA ACATGCGTTAAAATTAATAAGAGTGGGAGGTACGGTTGTTTATGCAACATGTTCTCTCAGTCCTGTACAAAATGATGGTGTTGTTCATGTAGCATTGAAAGACGCATGGAACGAAAGTGATTCCATTATGATTGTAAA ggATATGTCAGAAGTGCTGTCGCctctaaaatatatttataaatttgctGATATTGGATTAAAGTATGGCCATATTGTTGTTCCTAGTGTCAGAAGTAATTGGGGACCAATATACTTTTGTAAAATAGTAAGAATAAAATAA
- the Mfs3 gene encoding major facilitator superfamily transporter 3 → MADKNYSKGTEGIKFPMRYLMAIMGSIGLAIIYGFKVNVSVAIVAMVNHTAVKLSTLHKLESENTTMITAEECRHDGASSDMVKAVVEDGPFVWNEPLQGLILSSYFWGYMVSLLPGGRMAELLSAKWVMNVSVLLNVVASILSPVAANIHYSLFIVMRVIQGIGGGVTFPAMHVMVAKWAPPNERSVLASIVYAGTALGTVISILLTGILAANLEWIWIFYIEGILCLIWCTAWWIMIEDSPEKQTKFISQKEKDYIMQSLGHGQHDNERKERLSVPWGQVLRSKPFMAILIAHFCSNFGWYMLLIELPTFMNQILKFDMSSNAGLSSMPFLCMWIFTMVLSKVLATMQDKEWITVTTSRKIGTLFSSVVPMICLIGVSYVGCNRTLAVTLMTIGVTCIGGMYSGFLSNHIDIAPNFAGTLVAITNCVATIPGFVVPIFVGKLTHGNQTIGAWRIIFFATVALYIVEMLVYTIFGSGKEQFWNKPIDEEATDQTLPLKDAKK, encoded by the exons ATGGCTGACAAAAATTATTCTAAGG gAACAGAGGGTATCAAATTCCCTATGCGATACCTGATGGCGATCATGGGTTCCATCGGGCTCGCTATCATTTACGGGTTCAAGGTAAACGTAAGTGTAGCGATCGTCGCTATGGTGAACCACACTGCTGTAAAGCTATCCACGTTGCACAAGTTGGAATCTGAGAATACAACTATGATCACCGCGGAAGAGTGTCGCCATGATGGTGCATCTTCCGATATGGTGAAAGCTGTCGTCGAG GATGGTCCGTTTGTATGGAATGAACCGTTGCAAGGTCTCATTTTGTCATCGTATTTTTGGGGATACATGGTGTCGTTGCTCCCGGGAGGAAGAATGGCCGAATTATTATCTGCTAAATGGGTGATGAACGTATCCGTGCTCCTGAACGTTGTAGCATCAATATTGTCACCTGTTGCGGCCAATATTCATTACTCCCTGTTCATAGTGATGAGAGTCATTCAGGGGATCGGTGGT GGTGTAACGTTTCCTGCTATGCATGTCATGGTCGCCAAGTGGGCTCCACCGAACGAGAGAAGCGTTCTCGCGTCTATCGTTTATGCAG GGACTGCACTCGGTACCGTGATTTCTATACTGCTGACGGGGATATTAGCAGCAAATCTGGAATGGATATGGATATTCTACATAGAAGGTATTCTTTGCTTGATTTGGTGTACCGCTTGGTGGATAATGATCGAGGACAGCCcggaaaaacaaacgaaatttaTCAGTCAAAAGGAGAAGGACTACATCATGCAATCCTTGGGACACGGTCAACACGACAACGAACGAAAAGAG AGATTATCGGTCCCGTGGGGCCAAGTGTTAAGGTCCAAGCCATTCATGGCGATTTTAATCGCACACTTTTGTAGTAATTTTGGTTGGTACATGTTACTCATCGAGTTGCCTACTTTTATGAATCAGATCTTGAAATTCGACATGAGCTCG AATGCTGGACTCTCTTCTATGCCATTCTTATGTATGTGGATTTTCACCATGGTGCTTAGCAAAGTATTAGCTACTATGCAGGATAAAGAATGGATCACGGTAACAACGTCTAGAAAAATTGGTACATTATTCT CATCTGTGGTCCCCATGATCTGCTTGATAGGAGTGTCTTACGTTGGTTGTAATCGAACATTAGCTGTTACATTAATGACCATCGGAGTAACTTGTATCGGTGGAATGTATAGCGGATTTTTGTCGAACCATATCGACATTGCTCCAAATTTTGCAGGTACTCTCGTTGCTATCACAAATTGTGTCGCTACTATACCTGGATTTGTAGTGCCGATATTTGTGGGAAAATTGACACACGGAAAT CAAACAATAGGAGCCTGGAGGATTATATTTTTCGCAACTGTTGCATTGTACATTGTTGAAATGTTAGTTTATACTATTTTTGGAAGCGGTAAAGAACAATTCTGGAACAAACCGATCGATGAAGAAGCAACAGATCAAACATTACCTCTAAAAGATGctaaaaagtaa
- the LOC143143129 gene encoding sperm flagellar protein 1, which translates to MSLVSETGDNLEEIYVWIEQMSFSKPKKSLSRDFSDAVFMAELLKRYYPKHVDIHNYIPGNSIAKKIDNWCTLNRKVLSKLDIKLDKDIINQLANSQPGAIEKLLTDVRVKILKDCNADRDSLYSVYEENGEGEVVKSVLNSEEIENKTVPRHVFVRLKQQLEEKNTIINTLHQKVIHLESLIKLKDQRIVDLTTQIVKLAEPSSAFRSGNLTNASNTISEF; encoded by the exons atgAGCCTGGTATCGGAAACTGGCGATAATCTTGAGGAAATATATGTTTGGATCGAGCAAATGTCGTTTTCCAAACCGAAGAAAAGTCTGTCGCGAGATTTTTCCGATGCTG TTTTTATGGCCGAGCTGCTAAAACGATATTATCCGAAACACGTTGACATACATAATTACATACCTGGAAATAGCATTGCAAAGAAGATAGATAATTGGTGCACCCTGAATCGTAAGGTGCTCTCTAAACTCGACATAAAATTGGATAAGGATATAATTAATCAATTAGCAAATTCGCAACCGGGAGCTATCGAAAAATTATTGACTGACGTAcgagttaaaattttaaaagattGTAATGCCGACAGGGATTCTTTGTATTCTGTATATGAGGAAAACGGAGAAGGAG AGGTTGTTAAGTCAGTACTTAATTCTGAAGAAATAGAGAATAAAACTGTTCCGCGACACGTTTTCGTTCGACTCAAGCAGCAgctagaagaaaaaaatacaattataaacACGCTCCACCAAAAAGTGATTCATCTTGAATCTTTGATAAAACTCAAAGATCAAAGGATTGTAGATCTTACCACGCAAATAGTAAAACTTGCAGAGCCttcttctgcattcagatctgGTAATTTAACTAATGCAAGCAATACAATCTCAgaattttaa
- the Lsm3 gene encoding U6 snRNA-associated Sm-like protein LSm3 yields the protein MADETEQVPAINVKEPLDLIRLSLDERIYVKMRNERELRGRLHAYDQHLNMVLGEAEETVTTIEIDEETYEEVYRTTKRNISMLFVRGDGVILVSPPSMRAPI from the exons ATGGCTGATGAAACGGAACAG GTTCCGGCAATAAATGTTAAAGAACCATTGGATCTTATTCGATTAAGTCTTGATGaacggatatacgttaaaatgaGAAATGAGAGAGAACTACGGGGACGATTACac GCTTACGACCAGCACTTAAACATGGTGTTAGGAGAAGCCGAGGAAACTGTGACAACTATAGAGATTGACGAAGAAACTTACGAAGAAGTTTATCGGACTACAAAAAGGAATATTTCTATGCTCTTTGTCCGTGGCGATGGTGTAATTCTGGTCTCTCCACCTAGTATGAGAGCTCCGatataa